A single genomic interval of Calypte anna isolate BGI_N300 chromosome 3, bCalAnn1_v1.p, whole genome shotgun sequence harbors:
- the TAB2 gene encoding TGF-beta-activated kinase 1 and MAP3K7-binding protein 2 yields the protein MAQGSQQIDIQVLHDLRQKFPEVPEGVVSRCMLQNNNNLDACCAVLSQESTKYLYGEGDLSFSDDSGIPGLRNHMTSLNLDLQSQNVYHHGREGSRMNGSRTLTHSVSDGHLQTNQSNNELFHQEPQTAPVQVPQGFNVFGMANTVSTSNPGPHLGFHLGSKGVSNLSQQTPRFNPIMVTLAPNIQPGRNTPTSLHIHGVPPPVLNSPQGNSIYIRPYITAPGGTTRQTQQQPGWASQFNNPMHPQQVYQPSQPSPWTTLPTSSTTSHTSSQHSTQPNQQGHQTSHVYMPISSPTTPQAPMIHSSGSSQSSTHGQYNIQNISTGPRKNQIEIKLEPPQRNSSSKLRSTGPRTSTTPSSLNSQTLSRSQPTVYISASPPNTDEVITRSQPKVYISANATTGDDQVVRNQPTLFISTNPGVSTTTRNMSGQVSMGPAFIHHHPPKSRAVGNSTTATSPRVVVTQPNTKYTFKITVSPNKPPAVSPGVVSPTFEPTNLLNLPDHYVEPEGIQHLTDPVLAHVDRISDSRKLSMGSDDAAYTQALLVHQKARMERLQRELEIQKKKLDKLKSEVNEMENNLTRRRLKRSNSVSQIPSLEEMQQLRSCNRQLQIDIDCLTKEIDLFQARGPHFNPSAIHNFYDNIGFLGPVPPKPKDQRSIVKTPKTVPDTDEDEGAQWSCTACTFLNHPALNRCEQCEMPRHF from the exons ATGGCCCAAGGAAGCCAGCAAATTGATATTCAGGTTTTACATGACCTGCGACAGAAGTTTCCTGAGGTTCCTGAAGGTGTTGTATCCAGATGCATGTTACAG AATAACAATAATTTGGATGCCTGCTGTGCAGTTCTCTCTCAGGAGAGCACAAAATATCTCTACGGTGAAGGAGACCTAAGTTTTTCGGATGATTCTGGGATTCCTGGACTACGAAATCACATGACATCTCTTAATTTGGATTTGCAATCACAGAATGTGTATCAccatggaagagaaggaagtaGAATGAATGGAAGTAGGACTCTGACTCACAGCGTTAGTGATGGACACCTTCAAACCAATCAGTCCAACAATGAACTGTTTCATCAGGAGCCACAGACAGCACCTGTGCAGGTTCCACAAGGATTTAATGTCTTTGGGATGGCTAATACAGTTAGTACTTCTAATCCAGGGCCACATCTTGGATTTCACTTAGGCAGCAAAGGAGTATCTAACTTGTCTCAACAAACACCCAGATTCAATCCCATTATGGTAACTTTAGCCCCAAATATTCAGCCTGGTCGCAATACCCCTACGTCTTTGCACATACATGGTGTACCTCCTCCTGTACTTAACAGTCCACAGGGAAATTCTATCTATATTAGGCCTTACATCACAGCTCCTGGTGGTACCACTCgacagacacagcagcagccaggctgggcatcTCAGTTTAATAATCCcatgcaccctcagcaagtctACCAGCCTTCGCAACCAAGTCCCTGGACTACTCTTCCTACATCCAGTACTACGTCACATACCTCATCACAACACTCAACGCAGCCGAATCAGCAAGGCCACCAGACTTCTCATGTCTATATGCCTATCAGTTCTCCTACTACTCCACAAGCACCTATGATTCATTCATCTGGTAGCTCACAATCCTCTACTCATGGCCAATACAACATTCAGAATATATCCACAGGACCTCGCAAAAACCAAATTGAAATCAAACTTGAACCACCACAAAGAAACAGTTCTTCTAAGTTGCGTTCAACTGGCCCTCGCACCTCCACTACTCCCTCTTCCCTCAACAGCCAGACATTAAGTAGAAGTCAGCCTACTGTTTACATATCAGCCAGTCCTCCAAATACTGATGAAGTGATCACACGCAGCCAGCCCAAGGTCTACATTTCAGCAAATGCCACAACAGGAGATGATCAAGTTGTGCGGAACCAACCCACTCTTTTCATATCAACAAATCCTGGAGTATCTACCACCACTAGGAATATGTCTGGTCAAGTAAGCATGGGTCCTGCATTTATTCATCACCATCCACCCAAGAGTCGAGCAGTGGGGAACAGCACCACTGCAACCTCTCCTCGAGTGGTGGTTACGCAGCCTAAcacaaaatatacttttaaaattacagtttctcCAAATAAGCCCCCTGCAGTTTCCCCAGGGGTTGTGTCCCCAACCTTTGAACCTACAAACCTTCTAAATCTTCCTGATCACTATGTTGAACCAGAGGGTATCCAGCATCTTACTGACCCTGTTTTAGCTCATGTGGATAGGATCAGTGATTCACGGAAATTGAGTATGGGATCTGATGATGCTGCCTACACACAAG CTCTACTGGTACACCAGAAGGCCAGGATGGAGCGGCTTCAACGAGAACTTgagattcaaaagaaaaagctggatAAACTAAAATCAGAGGTCAATGAAATGGAGAATAATCTAACACGAAGGCGCCTGAAAAGATCGAATTCTGTTTCCCAAATTCCATCT ctggaaGAAATGCAACAGTTGAGAAGTTGTAACAGACAGCTGCAGATAGACATAGATTGCCTAACCAAAGAGATTGATCTTTTTCAAGCAAGAG gaCCACATTTTAATCCCAGCGCTATTCATAATTTTTATGATAATATTGGATTTCTTGGTCCGGTgccaccaaaacccaaag ATCAGAGGTCCATTGTGAAAACACCAAAGACTGTTCCAGATACAGATGAAGATGAGGGAGCTCAGTGGAGTTGTACTGCCTGTACTTTTTTAAATCATCCAGCCTTAAATCGCTGCGAACAGTGTGAAATGCCCAGGCATTTCTGA